CATTCAACTGAACACTGAACACGAAATATCCAGTAAGTATCTTTGGGCTTTAGTGTTCGTACCATAAGCAAAAAATTCAAATACTAGATTTTTGGAAATTCAGAGTAATACCCGATAGAGCAAAAGAGTAGCAGCATCTTTCGTTAAGTCATATGTTCAGGGTAAAtgaaaagttttcttttttccaagAATAAGAAACAAGACCGAAGTAAAATTTCCAATAAACAAAATCTTTCGTCAATGCAACCAATTGCCAAATTGCAGAGTATCGAGTTTAGAAATGGATAAAAGTAAGAACAAAGAAGATTAAACAGCTCGGTAAGCAGCTTTATTTGTCTGAGAACTGTCATTTGAAGTTCTGATAATTCCATGAATCTCCATTTCCACATTTCAATAATATGACTCCTTCTAGGAAACAAATTTTACAAATTTCATATGCTTTGGTAcacaaaaaatatatttaaatagACTTGCCTAGAAACAAGGTGAGACctaaattagcctccatttacTGACTGCATGTACATTGCTCACTGCTAAGCTCAGGCAGCATTGTTAATCATAGATCTACAAAATTCCAAGGAAAAATCATATCTCAAATAAAGAATTAAATGTTGGTTTAGTATATGTCCAAATAGGAAAAATACATAAAACGCATCCAGAAACTGCCAGTAAATAAAGGAAATGTAAAAACATATGACTATCTGTTTGTTGAAAGTGTAGTACCTACCGGATAATAGGGTCTTTCCAGCTATTCCAGTCACTGCATAGAACATTTGTCTCTGATGGATGTTCAAAATTGTCGACTCTCATACTCAGATCTCTACCATATTTTGTAGCACAGCAATGTTTTCTCCATAAATGCTTGATTTCTTCAAGAGTAAACAAATGGTTTGCATAAGAAACATACTGTCCAAAAGGATATAGTCCCCTGTGAATGGAACAGAAAAAAGTCGAAGGATATTGATAATCAGATAATCAGTCACCGCTTTCTAGATTACACATTGCATTTAATCATGGCCCTAAAGACATTACAGGTTAAAAATTTTACATAGAACAAATTTGAAGTAAATTATTAAGAACTACAAGCATAATCTTGATATTAACTTCAgcttattatggtttcataatCAATGCAAACTCTGTAATGACACTTAACAATTATAACAGGAAAATAGTAGTAATGCATTTTCATAGAACTAGGTGCTTTTAACCTGTTCGACTAAGTATCTAATATCTAGTCAAACAAAAGGTAGATGAAAAGTAGCAGAGTATAAGCGCACATGCATGCCTGGTTTGCTCAATTATCAGAGATCGGTTGAACATGACACTCAGCGCTGCTGCTGTTAGGATCCTGTACATTTCATTGCCAAAGCCAGCTTCAGATGCTTTCCCCAGCACAAATCCTTGTTTGCAGAACTCATGTGGAGGAAGTGTCCGCACTCTTGCAGCTCCTGCCAATTTAATTGAAGACATGAACATCAGGGATTGGACTCCAGAACCTGACAAGGAATTGCAAGTTGCAAAATGGATAGGGGGAAAAAATGACTGGCTAGCTATACGCTTTGGTTATATCATAGTAGACTCATGGTTAAAGCAACATTTCCTAGCTTCAAAGGGGGCAAAAAAAAGTTTGGACTAACAATTAATGTTTTAATTATTATCTAAAGGATCAGAGCGAATCATTTGATGGAAGGACAGTCAAATTAACAATTGGCTGGGATCGACCGGATCCGAAGATCAAACATGctcttgatcttttttttttgccaagatCAAATATGTAGAATATAGGATTAGCACTGTATCTGTTACTACTTTACTAATACAAGGAACAGTTTCACTTAAAAACAAAACATGGATTAGGAAATCGAAGAAATTGGGAGTGGGAGGTACCCTGCGGCGCATTGTGGCCAAATCTTACGCGCGCGCTGTGGTAGCCGTGGAAGCCCGGGCAGATCTAGACGTGGGCAGGCTCCAGCCCCAGCGGCCAGCTCTAAATCTCGGAGTGAATGGTGGGCGGCGAGTGGCGGCAACGCTCATAGCCACCACTTCGAGCCTGGAGTGCAGgagccaggaggaggaggcggtggagaggCAGCCATGGCGGCGAGAGACGGAGAGAGGGAcagaagatgaggaagaagacggaAAGGACGAGTGACAGGGGACTGACTGGTGGGACCATGGACCGCAAAGGGTTGCAGTGGCAACTTACCATTTCCCAAATCCCAATAAATCCTGAATCTCACACTACTTGAATAATTCCAAAAATTTGTTGGATTAAAGATTTGACAATATACCACAGTCAAATTTACCAATTTATAGTATCTCCAACTGGTCTCTCAAATTTGAACCCTAATTCATCCTACGAGGATTTCTCGTCCACATTACAACCTCCTATTTTTCTGTGCACTCCAACCGATCTCGCGCATGCATCCTACCTTGCACCCACCTCTATCTTCATTAATATCTTGTGACTAACAAATTTATGATTTTATATGTAAACAGTATCGTTTGCAAATAGTAAAATAAGCATATATTTTTGCATTGGAAAATCAAACCAAATATTAATTAATTTTGAAAAAAGGGCAATTGCAATTTCCCTCACAGCTAAAATCGAGCACGCGGCAGCAAAATTCTCTCTTCCTATCTCTACACGGAGCAGCACACCAATCTCCATCTCACAGCAGCAAAATCAATCCCTTTCTCTACTCACATCTCCATACacgaagcagcagcaacagtaTATTCTCTCTGGTCCCGTCGATCTCTCTAGGCGGGCGGCGCACGCAGGGCCTGGGTGGCGGCTCGGCACTTCGGCTGGGTGGGGACGCGACGGCGCAGGCAGGCAGATCGAGGCAGCGGGCCTGCCGGCGCCCGTGCCGGGACGCGGGTCGAACGAAGCAGGGAGCACCCTGCAAGCACCGGCCGCGCAAGCATgcggatgggcggcggcggatctatCCGGTTCGACTCTTTCCCCTCTCTTCTACGACTTCTTGTTCTGTAcggaaacgccggcgcggtggtcggagaggaggaggagggcgtgcCATCTCCATCGACGCGGCTAGCGCGGACAAGTCTGAGGACGCGCGGGAGCAGCAGCCGTTGCCGCCGCAGACCGGATGTGAGAGTTGATGAGGAAGAAATGAGAGACTCTCATCCGTTGGGGGCCAGATGAGAAATGGAGCATTCACCTATTCCATaaaaagcattttttttttgcaaccaaCAAAACTGTAAGAATATTAAAGCTAGTCACGAGCAAAGAAAATTTCAGCTATGAGATTGACATGTGAGAAGACTACTTGACGCATCTTTCTGACGCCTTTAAGTTTATTTTTTCTTGAATTTTCTTGAAACGTATGAAACCGATTGCTATATCATGATCTACGTGTGTGGGTGGAGATTGATATCCTATTCCCCGATGGTGAGTCACCACGTTTTCTTGAGCAAATCATTCATGGTGTTTATTGGGTGCAGACCTGTTCAATGCGTTGTTGAACATACGTGTACAGGACACACGTGTCACGACTGTGATGGAGTAAGAGAGATCGGCGGACAAACTAGAGCTTGAACGCACCGTGGATTTCGAAGTGGCGCCGGATGAGCTCGCGGACCCGCAGGCtggccgcctcggccgccaagccccggccggcggcgtcctcctcccccatCCTCTCCACCGTCGCGCAAGTGGTGGTCGCCGTGTCCCTGCCGGCGACCTCCGATTCCACCGCGGGCCGCGCCTTCTtctcggccggtggcggcgaccCGAAGAAGGCGTCGACGGCCCCGGACGACCACGACGAAGCAGGCCTGGAGATGAAGAGCCCGGGCCCGTGGCAGTAGACAATAGCGACGATGACCGCCGCGACGAGCGCTCGCTGGAGGAGACGCACGAGCGAGAAGCTGCACCATCGCCGCGCCGGCTCCGCCGCTGGCTCCGGCGTCATGGGAGCTGATGAGCGTAGCCTCTGCGATGGGGGTTTTGAACTCACGCCACAGTGCCGGGCCAGCGACGATCGACGACGTCGCGGCAGCAAGGCTAGTGATAATTAAGGAGGCCGAGCGGGCCGGGCGTGGTGCGCTGTGAAGTGTGAAGTCGTTGACGCCAGCGCCACGATCCGGCACGTCGCGGCGGGTGGCTTCTCGAGAAAAAACCATGGAGAGCGCGCGCGCTGGGATCGAATTGAAGACCGGGAAATTATCCTCTCAAAAAAGACCGGGGAATAGAAATACGTGAGCCTCTGTTTTTATGTGGCGGACGACAGCGGAGCGCAGTAGTCCGTCTCAGTTGACTGCAGTTGCTTGCATGTGGAGAAAAGATTCTGCTGACCATCTCGATGGTTTGTTTGGTTTCGTGGGAGGAATGTCGTCGTGTAATAAATTGTCAAATCTCCCAACCCCATGCATGGGAGTATATGGGATCATAGTGCTCCTCACGACATGACCCACAACACTAAcattcttgttttttttgtccttgtaggccctgtttggaaggaaggtgctaaaatttagtcctggactaaattttagccctctccaaaagagtgctaaactttagcctttggGGGTGTCTGGGagggaggctaaagtttagcacctgctatgCCAAAGGACCCTTTTACCCCTACATAGCTGCCCCTCCGGATCACCACCCGCTCCTCCTCAGCCCCTCCGTCGCCAGGCACCGGATTGGCGCCGCCAACGAcacgccccctcctccgccggctagcccgcccccgccgtcgacATGGTGGCCACggagggcgcggccgccgccgacgggcgATGCCGCCGGGCAGCGCGCCCGCGTGgtcctactcctactcctactcCGCCTGCTCCCCCTAccgcggtggccggcgaggcgaggccgcgggggcgggcggggcgggcgaggcgaggccgcgggggcgggcggggcgggcgaggcgaggcgaggccgcgggggcgaacggggcggggccggccggagacgaaggcggcggcggcgaggcggaggcaggcAGGGTCGGCGTaggccgcgggggcgggcggggcgggcgaggcgaggccgcgggggtgggcggcggcgaggcggaggcaggcGGGGCCGGCGTAGaccgcgggggcgggcgggcagcggcggggctggtcggaggcgggcggcggcggcggccggacggaggaggatggcggcgaggcggaggcggtcgggcgagtcggaggcggcggttcgggcgaaggaggcgggggagagagagagtgaggggaggagagaggggaggggggcaggggggAAAGTGgtagagggggaccactttttagtccatttagtccattttagctacccccAAGTTACTAAATGATTagtggggggctaaagtttagcccacaagatttagcccacctgtttgggaagcttgggggctaaaatggactaaagtgggggtgctaaagtttagcacccctctcccaaacacccccgtaaTGATAAATTAGCAGGGTGACCTGCACGACAAGAACATGCTTTCATGTTTCATCAACTATTTAACCGGAAGGTGTCTTCTGTTGCATGTTGCaggctcaaacaaacaaacccttGCACACTCCTCCTGTGCTTGTTATGCCACCCCTTGAAGGTGCCATATGCTTTTATTTTCCATCCTCACTATAAATATACTCTCGAACCTATCTTCTTATCCGCCACAATAACGACCGAAAAGGCCCATGCATTGCTTGGGCCACCAACCACATTACTAATGCCATGTCACGTGGTTAATCCTCTAGACCAGATTATTGCACGTACCGTGGCCACATTCAGGCCTCTAAAAGGACACCCCTAACCTCCTTGGCACATATCTTTCCACACCTATCGCTGTTGAGCTCTGCGCCTCGTGACTCTCTAGGCACAGCCCTAACTTAGATTATTGGTAGTAAGATGCACTACAGCGTAACTCACATTGTTGGCCATTGGTAATCCCCCCCCCAGCAAAggagcaaaaacaaaaaaaaaagttggcatTCGTTGTTGTCTATTGAGCTGTTGCTGCTACCCGAATCCTCTCCTTGCAACTAATGTTGCCCACCTTAATTGTGCCAATTGTAACAAAAGAAATTTGTAGTTGCCAATTCTTTTCTTCTAACATATATTCCTGAGACTGGTCGCAGTGCTATATGTATTAGTGTACAAACTAAATGAAAAATATGTAAAACAAAGTGGTTTTCTCAATTTGGGACCTTATGGAAActattatttgtttttttttcaaaaatagacCTTAGCAAAATAATTTTCAAGAATAGTCCCAAAGCTTGGGGTGCAACATATGGACGCTAAGGTATGAAGCTTAGCATTATCCCATGGGACACCAAGCTCATGCCAAGTAAGCGACAGCATGATGCCATGATTTGACTTGGGTCAGGGTGTTAGGGGACCTCGAAGCAAGACCGTTGACATATGATCCCCAAGGAGATAGAGGGGAAAGGAATCGAAGGTACCCTAAGCCATTCTAGGCTCCTTTGTGCCAAGAATTGGAAGTACCGAAGAGCCATTAGGCCTCAATAACAAGCGCATCGATACCTAGAACACTCGAGTCCAGCCTAGTTAAATCACATTGAAAATCAGGCTATAGGCAATAACATCATGATGAGAAGGACGTGTCACCATGCATGTACTGGTGGCTAATTCTTTTCTTACCTCTACGTGGACCAACATTTTCAGTGATTCAAGGGACATGTAAATACTCGATTGGCTTGTATCCTAAAAGGGGATCTGACACCCCTCCCATATATATACACTCATTCTCCCTTCAAGAGTCAAGGAGAGAGACAACATTTTGTCAACATAAACAATCTTGTGAACATCAGGAATTGCTATCTATCCTTACTATGGAGTGATAGCCTTGCTTCTTTATCCTTCCTCCTCAAGCTTGAATCTCTCCTCCAGGAGTTGAAATCCTCAATGAATAGCTATTGCCCCTTCTGGTCCATTTCTGCTACAACATAGGTCTAGGCATCGGGCCTGACTATGAAAATAGAGCCCCATCCTAAACCCTAGGGTCTTCATGAATCAACCATTGCTAATGAATCTAATGGGATGAATGAAAGTGGTAGGAGGGGTTGCATGCTACCTTAGGGAAGCGAATCCACACCAAATGCAGCCTAAGAGATTGTGTATTTGGAAGATTGGGAGAGGGAATTGAGAGGCCatgaagagagaaagaaaatgatGGTGGCACATGACAAAAGAAGAAACAAGGAGGAAGAAGCTAGCCATAGGTTAAGGGGCCTAGACCTTAGCATGGACATGGTGCTTACTGAGGATTGGTCCTTAGCATTAACGACCCAATGTCAAACCTCGGTGCCATGCTAGCACTGATGTGGCAAGGTCGCAAGGCCTTAATGTCCTGTTGACCAACGTAGAGACACATACCTCAGCGTGTGCTAGATGCATATTGCAGTTTTGGTGTAATCATAGAAAAAGTTTCACTAGGGTTCTATTTGTGAAATAAGTTTTCAAAAATGGTCAAAGTGTAAAAGCCACCTGAAATAACACTCACTAACATGGTCTTGTAAATAAGGTTTGTGAATTATAGGATTTTGATTATCTAAAGGTTGTTCATGCATAAAGCATGCTTGACTTCTAATCTTCAACTCTAGTTGCACATGCAATAAGACCACGATACATAACCAATTATTTGACATCTGCTCAAGACTTTGGTTTCATAATTTGACTTAACTTAGTTAAACATAGGTAAAGTTTTGTTTCTTTCCCTCTGATTCTTTCTCTCTTAAGACATTGGTGTACAATTTAAATTTTTGTCTTTATAAAACTGATGCAGGTGCCATTCTAGAATAGTTCATTCGAATGAAGCACCAAATCCATGTTAGGGGAATGGTTCATGGACCAAGAAGATGATCATGGATCCAAGGAAGAGGATTTGGAGGTCCAGCGGAGCTGAAAGGTACTACTTGTACCCACCAAGCAATCTATGTCCATGAAGCAAATGGTGAGGGTGGCACTGCTGAGCTTGAGCTAGGCTCATTACCGGGAGGAAGGGCACCAAAGGGGCTGATGAAAGGAGCCCTCTAACTAGGCTGATATCCCTAGCCACTTGTTGCCAATGGCATCCCTATGCACTATCAGAGGAAGGTTAAACCCTTGCCTGAAAGAGGAAAGACAAACAGAACCTAGGATTCATTAGGCATCCCCCCTAATCATACTAGGGATAAACCTATAGTTGGGAGAACCCCTACCACTCCCGACACCTATAAATACCCATCACAAGAGCCATAAAAACATGTAAATTCTCAAGCGAATACATTGAGCTACATTCTGTTCTCCATTTAGGACCTTGTGGGCTTTGTAACCACCAACACATAGGATCTCCAACTCTCCACACTTGGCCACTTCCCTTTATGCTCCTatcctctctcctttctttcttgATTCTGAAGCCAAAAGATTGGTTCTCAATGGCCGTCTTGCTAGCCCTTACCCTCCCCTGATCATTGCAGCATGTTAGGTCATCCCTTTGTGTTAGTGAGAGGTACACTTTAACATTTTTCAGCTGAAAGAAAGGTCATTTTGGATAATGATGAAGGGTAATTGCTTAATGGAAAATAGACATAAGAAGGACTACCCAAGGCCAACACTTGCGCTAATAAATGATGGCAATTATGGTTATTTGCACTTCTACTAATCTATCTTAGGTTTTTTATAATGATTTCTTTTTAGGGACAAAGGGAATAATTGTTAATCAAGAAGAACTAAAAAATGAATCAATATTCCTCTTGCTATGCCTCTTTCTTTATCTATTGCCCCATGTGGCAAGGGTAATCACCCTATACTACTTATTTGACATGCATGAAAGTTAACATGGGTCCTGCTTTCACTGTGTGCCAGATCACGGACAAGGTGAGGAAGGCCACCAAAGGTAGAAACCAACCCCCATTCAAACCTGATCAAGTGACACCAACTTTGAAACGCC
This genomic window from Setaria viridis chromosome 8, Setaria_viridis_v4.0, whole genome shotgun sequence contains:
- the LOC117833875 gene encoding uncharacterized protein isoform X2, whose amino-acid sequence is MTPEPAAEPARRWCSFSLVRLLQRALVAAVIVAIVYCHGPGLFISRPASSWSSGAVDAFFGSPPPAEKKARPAVESEVAGRDTATTTCATVERMGEEDAAGRGLAAEAASLRVRELIRRHFEIHGAARVRTLPPHEFCKQGFVLGKASEAGFGNEMYRILTAAALSVMFNRSLIIEQTRGLYPFGQYVSYANHLFTLEEIKHLWRKHCCATKYGRDLSMRVDNFEHPSETNVLCSDWNSWKDPIIRPVEARQAAASCIKRAIQICHIQGTPRVALVSDTPSFVQDIKSDISEFAEVIYFDYELFVNKSNWMFGNDTPLDFRLRDWGPAPRWAAIVDFFLASRARYAVITGAHPRVGTTYAQLIAALAAANTYDLKPSGANFTFLSSIHSSLLVHGLSTQVGRSHIWDTYAGPLSCGHQPHQCAVTPLLPPTWWDGTWQSPNPRDVKRLSEYGVQLSITGEVDESQLLAHCRSREDHVDRYSVLSSDIKNS